ACGTAATTCGCTAGTATTTAAAAAGAGACTGCGCTAAATATCCAGCATGATGAAGAGATATGTTTATTTTTGATAAAGATCTCTCTTCATCATCATTATCTCTGCTTAAGTCTGTATAAAGAAAAAATTTATTAAACAGAAAAATCATAAAATATAAATAAAAACAAATATTTAACATTGTTCACTTTTTAACACTTATTCCATTTATTGATAAGATTATGCAATCTTCTATTTTGCACTTTTCATCATAAGCAAAGCCTGATTACTTATTTTTTATGCAATAAAAAAAGCTTTAGCTTAATTGCTCATCTTATTTAAATCTTTTTGATTTGTCGGGGAGCACAACCAACATGGCTATTTCCATCCAGCGTTCATGGACAACATCAGCCCTCATTGCGGCAAGTCTTGCCAGTGTAATTGGTGTTACAGGTTGTGCAAAAAAACCAGAGCAGCAAGCAACAACAAAACAAGAAACCACAACATTAAATATCGGCTTTCAAAAGTATGGCATCTTGCCGATTCTCAAAGCAAAAGGTGAATTAGAAAAAAACCTTGCTGCTCAAGGTGTAACCGTGAAATGGGTGGAGTTCCCAGCGGGACCACAACTGTTGGAAGGACTCAATGTCGGGAGTGTAGTGTTTGGTGAAACAGGGGAAGCCCCGCCAATCTTTGCTCAAGCAGCCAACCGCAACTTGGTCTATATTGCCAACCAGCCTGCAGCAGCAACTGCTGAGGCTTTGATTGTTCCAAAGGATTCTCCGATTCAATCAATCCAGGATCTGAAAGGTAAACGGGTTGCGTTGAATAAAGGGTCAAATGTTCACTATCTGTTACTTAAATTACTCGAAGCCAATAATCTGACCTTAAAGGATATTCAGCCTGTTTATCTGCCACCCGCAGATGCACGTGCTGCTTTTGAAAAAGGTGCAGTGGATGCTTGGGTAATTTGGGATCCATTCCTTGCCGCAGCGGAGCAGCAAATTCATGCACGTCAGATTGCCAACGGTGAGCACTTGGTCAGTAACCATCAATTCTATCTGTCTGATCGTCAATTTGCGGAAAGTCATCCTGCAGTTCTTAACACCTTGGTCACGACGCTCAACCAAACTACAGATTGGGTCAAAGCCCATCCTGATGCAGCTGCACAATTGTTAGAAAAACCCACTGCACTTGAGCTTGATATTTTAAAAACATCCATTTCCCGCATGGGTTTTGGCGTTCTACCCATTTCTGAAAAAGTTGCAAAAGAACAGCAGTATGTTGCTGATGCCTTCTACGCTCAACAACTCATTCCAAAACAGCTCGTCATTCAAGATGCCTTATTGACCCCCAAAAAATAATTGACCTTTCATCAGTACATACGAGTTCAAGGAGATTGCAATGCAACAACAAGCCCACCGATTCAAATGCCTCATCGCCTTGACGAGCCTGGGTATGCTGCTTTCTACTCCGGTTTGGGCGGTTGATCCAACGGTCAAACAACTACGCATTGGTTTTCAAAAAAGCTCGATTAACTTTGCAATCGCCAAACAACAAAAACTATTGGAACAAGAGTTCCCAAATGCCAAGGTCAGCTGGAATGAATTCCCCGCAGGTCCACAGATTTTAGAAGCGCTCGCAGTCGGTTCAATCGATGTCGGTGTGACTGGAGATGCACCTCCAGTTTATGCGCAGGCGGCAGGAAAACCGCTTTACTATA
The DNA window shown above is from Acinetobacter colistiniresistens and carries:
- a CDS encoding sulfonate ABC transporter substrate-binding protein — translated: MAISIQRSWTTSALIAASLASVIGVTGCAKKPEQQATTKQETTTLNIGFQKYGILPILKAKGELEKNLAAQGVTVKWVEFPAGPQLLEGLNVGSVVFGETGEAPPIFAQAANRNLVYIANQPAAATAEALIVPKDSPIQSIQDLKGKRVALNKGSNVHYLLLKLLEANNLTLKDIQPVYLPPADARAAFEKGAVDAWVIWDPFLAAAEQQIHARQIANGEHLVSNHQFYLSDRQFAESHPAVLNTLVTTLNQTTDWVKAHPDAAAQLLEKPTALELDILKTSISRMGFGVLPISEKVAKEQQYVADAFYAQQLIPKQLVIQDALLTPKK